In Planctomycetota bacterium, the genomic window AGGCCACCGCCGGCGAAGGCCTCAACTACGCCGATGCCGGCGGCGACCAGGCGACGGGCCGATTCGTCATCGGCGACGATGGAACCGGAACCGTCTCCTCCGGCCTGATCGAGGCCAGCACCTTCGGCTTCGGCACCGGCACGGCGATGCTCGAGCTTGCAGTCGATGGCGGCGTCGTGCTCGACGTTGGCGACGTATTTGTGCTCATCGACTACAACACGTGGGACGGCGGTCTGTTTGCGAACGTGGCGGACGACGAAATCGTCTCGTTCAGCGGCTTCCAGTTCCTGATCGACTACAACGACGCCGCGTTCGGCGGGACCGCACTCACCGCGACCGTCATCCCCGAACCCCTCGCCGCCCTGGGCGGTTTCGCCGGCGTCGCCCTCATCGGCCTGCGCCGCCGAGCGAAGGTGTGATCGGAACCGCCGGGTTGCGGAACGTCGCCGCTAACAAGCAGGTCGTCGGGTTTCGCACAGCTTGCTCCGGACTGGTTGCTGCTTCATCACTCAGAGGCGTCAGACGCTGGTTGTGATGCGGGAGGTTTGAGGCGGAACTCGACGCGGACGGCTTCGGCTTCCTCGGTGCGTCCCATCGCTGCGAGGCAGTCGGCGTGGCGGCGTGCGGCCTTGCGTGTGGCGGGGTGTTCGTTGCCGAACACGCGTCGGTAGCCTTCGATCGCCTCCCGATAGAGCGGCTCCGCCGCGTCGTACTCGCCTCGATCTGCGAGCAGAAACGCCGTGTTTTGCAGCGAGAGCAGCGTGTCAGGATGAATGTCGCCGAGCACACGGCGCTGCCGTTCGAGCGTGTCGCGATAGAGTGTCTCGGCAGCGTCCTTGTCGCCGCGGACTTGGAGTACGACTGCCAGGCCATTGGCCGCGCTCAGTGTGTCGGGATGATCGCCGCCGAGGACGCGGCGGCTTCCATCGTGTGCTTCCCGGTAGAGCCGTTCTGCGGCCTCCAGATCACCGCTGTTTATGAATTGAGTGGCTAAGTTGGTGATGGACATCAGTGTCTCGGGGTGATCTCCTCCGAGAACGCGGCGGTAGCCGTCAACTGCTTGTTGGGAGAGTGTCACAGCCGCGTCGACGTCTCCGAGTTCACCGAGCACTGTTGCCAGATTGCGAATTGAAGTGAGCGTGTCGGGGTGATCGTCGCCGAGTTCGCGTTGATGACCATCAAGTGACTCTCTGAGGAGCGGTTCGGCTGCTCTGAAGTCTTCATTACTGAACAGCAGGGCTGCCAGATTGCCGACCGAGGCCAACGTATCGGGATGTTCATTCCCTAGAACTCGGCGGCGACCATCAAGTGCCTCTTGTATGAGAGGCGCAGCTTTTTCGAAGTCACCGCGGGCGAAATACACAACTCCCAGGTTGTTCATCGTGTCCAGCGTCTGGCGGTGATCGTTGCCAAGCTGTCGGCGATGAGTGTCGAGCGTCTCTTCGAAGAGTGTCGTCGCTTGCGGATATCGCCCGACTCGGAACAGCACTTCGCCCAGGCTGGTCTGCAACACCGCCTTGACCAGCGGGCGATTTTCGAAGCGGTCGCCGAGGTCGTCGACAGCGCGTTCTACCACTTCGATGACGGTGATTTCGTCCCCGCGTGCGTTTGCCGGATTGGCTTCATCGAACATGCCGACAAGGAAGTCGTTGGTCTCTTCGGCGATCGCGGCCTGACGCTCGGCCTCCTGGCGTTGTTGCTCGGCGACCAGGCGCTGCTGCTCGGCTTCGTCGCGTTGCCGCAAGGCGTCGGCCTCGGCGTCGTTGGCACGCTCGGCCTCGGCTAGAGCGAGTTCGGCCTGCTCATCGGCACGCACCATCTGCGTCGTCGTGCCGACAATTCCGCCGGCGAGCAACACCGCGATAACCGCCGCCGTGGCCAGCGCGACTCTGTGCTTGGCGATCAGCTTCTTCGTCCGATAAGCACGGCTCTCGGGCCCGGCGATCAACGGTCGGCCGTTGAGGTAGTTGTCGATGTCCTCGGCCAGTTGCAGTGGGCTCGCGTACCGCCTTGCCGGCTCCTTCCGCAGCGCCATGAGCGGAATCCACTCCAGCTCGTGACGAAGCGTGCGTCCCAGCTCTTCGAGTCGAATCCTCCGGGTTTTGGCGAGGCTTTCTGTTTCGGTCGGATCGATGCGCGTTAGTCGCGTGCTCGGTGACGGCGGGTCGACTTCGCGGATGATGCGACGCACCTCGTCGTCGGCGGAGCGTGCTAGTTCGCGCGGGTCGAACGGGGCGACGCCCGTCAGCAGCTCGTAGAGCAGCATGCCGAGGGAGTAGACGTCGGTGCGCGTGTCGATGTCGGGCGAGCCGGCTGCCTGCTCGGGACTCATGGTCGTGTACGTGCCGATGACCATGCCGCCAGCCGTATTGAAGGTCAGGTCGGTCAGGCGATCGCTCGTCATTGCCTTGGCGATGCCAAAGTCGATCACTTTGACGGTCGGCTTGCCGTCGTGTCGGTAGGCCAAGACGTTGCCGGCTTTGATGTCGCGGTGGATGATCGCCTTCTGGTGGGCGTGGTTGATCGCGTCGCACACCTGCTTGAACAGCTCAAGTCGCTCGTCGATGGTCAGCTTCTGCTCGTCGGCAAACTCGGTGATCGGCAGACCCGGCACGTGCTCCATGACGAAGTACGGCCGGCCGGCGTCGGTGCTGCCAGCGTCGAGGACTTTGGCGATGTGCGGGTGGTCCATGCGGGCCAGCGCCTGCCGCTCGGACGAGAAACGCGCAATGACCTCCTTCGTATCGACGCCGGCCTTGATGACTTTGAGAGCAACGGTCCGTTGAACGGGCGTCCGTTGCTCGGCCTTGTACACCGAACCAAAGCCCCCGTCGCCGAGGAGCTCAAGGATGACGTACGGCCCGACGCGGTCACCCTTGTTCCACTGGATGTTCATGTCCCGATGCACCACGCTTGGCGTCTCGACAGACGTCGGTCGACGAGTGGCATCGGTGTGGTCTTCTGAAGGCAGCAATTGCCGGACCTCGGCCGCGAGGTCGGGGTCGACCAGCGCAAGATCGCCGAGTTCCTTGTCTCTGGCTTCGTGCGTTCGCTGGAGGAGCAACTCGACCCACTGTGGTGCTGTTCGCCGGTTGCTCATCCGATCAGTGTGCACGCGCGGCCAAGCCCGCCGCAAGTTGGTGGCACCGAGCGGGTCGCGTCCGTTCGGTCGTACTGGTTGTGCGTTGTCCAACCACACCCGGGCGCGCTGGGGCAAGCGCAGCTGCTGCAACCCGCTGCCGCTCCTTCGGAGTCTGACGTACCATCTCCCCATGCGGGCGAGCCACTGGATGAGGACGACGGCCGTCGCGACGCTGGCGGTGTTGGGACTGAGCGCAGCAGCGCTTGCAGAAAAGCCGTTGCAGGACATGACGCCAGAGGAGCGGCGAGTCGTGTTCCAGCGTGAGCTAGGCAAGGCGTACCTGGACACCTTCGAACCGGCGCTTCGGCGATTCGACCGCTTGCCGCGGCTAGTGGCGACCGTGGCGGTGGCGCGATTGGACTCGGAAGAAGCGACGACGGCGCTGGTCGACTCGCTCCGTTTCGCCTCAGGGCTGGATGACTTTCGCGAGGCACGTCGCGGCGGGCCAGACCCGGTGGTGGCGTGGCTCGCGTGGGAAGCACTGCGTGGACGGCTCGACTCGCTCAGCGACGACCAGCTCGCGACGTGGCGCAAGGCCGGAATCGTCTCGGCGGCCAACGGCGGATTTCCGGGCGAGCTCTCGGCGACGCTGTTCGAGGCGGCTGCGTCTGGACCGGCGTCCGACTACGGCGACGCCGTCGGCGGTGCGGCGGCGACAGTCGTTGCCAGAACGCCTTGGAACGATGAAAAACCCGCGGCCGAACTCGTCGCCCTGCGCGACGCAGTCGCCGCATGGCGCGATCGCGAGGTCGTCGAGGCACTACTCGACCGACAGCTCCTTCGACTCAACACGGCACCGCAGAAGGTCGACTACGTCCTCTCGGCACTGCCCGGCGCACCGGCGGCGATCGAAGGCGCGCCGGCCGCACGAGACGTGATGCGACGCTGGCGTCCATGGCTTCGCAGCGATGTCACGCCGGCATCGGCCGATGACCTGTCGACGTACGTCGCGAGCGATCTGCTCTTGCCCAAGCCTGAGACGCCTGATCTCGAGGACGAGTCGTGGCGCGACGCGTTCGAGGCGGGCGACCTGGAGGTGCGCGGCGTTGACCTGGCGTGGGTGATCGACGCGACCGGCTCGATGGCCGAGGAAAACAAGGCCGTCGCGCGGGCAACAGGGCGTGTGATGAGCCTTCTGAGTGTGTTGAGCGGCGAATCGCGTGGTGCTGCCGTGTACGTGCGCCACGAGGTGATCGACGAGTTGCAACAGAACTGCTGCCGCCACGCCGAGGGACACCCGCGCGGTTACACCGCCAGGCCGTTTCCGCTGACGTCGGACATCGCTCGGCTCTCACGTGCGATGTTCTTCGAGCCGGTGCCAAAGCCCAATCGCGAGCAGTGGGCCAACATGCACCCCGGCACGGCCGTCCACGGCGGGATGGTCGCGGCGCAGCAAGGCCTGCGATGGAACACCGAAGGCGGAGCGTTGCACGCCATCGTTTTGGTGGCCGACGCAGAGATGACGCCCAAGACAGAGGACGCCACTGCGAAGCTCGCTTACGACTTTGCCCGTCGTGGCGTTCGCATCCTCGCGCTTCATACGCAGAAGCCCGACGAGCACTGGAAGCGTGCGATCGAAGAGGCGGCCGGTGGAAGCGTCATTCGCTTCAAGGCCGGCGACATCAATCGCAGCGGCCTGCCGACCGAGCCGCTCAAAGCTTGGACGATCGAAGCCGCCGAAGAGCAGTTCGGCAACATCAATCCGTTCGAAGACGTCGCCCTGCGCATCATCGACAGCGCCGTCACCGAGGGGTATCACCCACGCATTCGCCAGGTCATTGTCGCCACCGGGCCGTTTATGCGTGCGGCTTTTCCTGACATGCTGCCGAACGAGAAGCGATAGGGCGTTAGAGTCGAACGCATGCCGACGTGGTTGCGCGTGGTCGAATCGCTCTTGCCACTGGTGCTGCTGGTCTCGCTCGGTGCGGCACTGATGCGGTTCGGCTTTCTCGAGCGGGCCACGCGACAGCAGCTCGATCGGCTCGTCTACTGGGTCTGCTTGCCGGCGCTCCTGACGAAGATGATCGGCGTCGCGGGCGGGCTCGACAGGGCGGTCGGCGAGGTCGCGTTGGCCTTGGCGTTGGCAACGGTCGCCGCAGCAGCCATCGGGGCGATTGGGTGGAAAGTGCTTCGCGGCGGAAGCGATGCGTTCGGCGTCATGGTGCAGGGAAGCTGCCGCGGCAACCTCGCTTTCGTCGGCGTGCCCGTCGTCGCGCTCGGCGGCGGAAGCCCACGAGCCATCGCGATGGCGGCCGTTGCACTGGCACCGACGGTGCTGCTGTTCAACGTGCTCGCCGTGAGCGCACTGTCGTGGGGACGATCACGCGGCAGCGGGCTCAGCGGTGCCAATCTGCTCAAAGGTGTCGGGCGTGAGCTGGTCACCAATCCCATCCTGATTGCGTGCGCGGCGGGACTAACCCTGGCGACCAGCGGCTGGCGTCCGCCCGACGTGGTGCTGACGTCACTCGATCTCATCGGCCAGCCGGCAGGCCCGCTCGCGCTGATGAGCCTCGGCGGGGCGCTGGTCACGTACAAGGTTCGCGGACGCATCGTCCCAGCCGCATGGTCGGCGGCGGCGAAGCTGCTGGTCGGTCCACTCGTCGCAGGAACAATCGCCTGGACGCTCGGCTTCGACGCCGATCAGGCACTCGCCGCCCTCGCACTCGCGGCCGCTCCGTCGGCTGTCGTCGGCTACGTCCTGGTCACTCAGCTCGACGGCGACGCCGCGCTCGCGGCATCCATCATCGTCCTGACCACACTCGCCTCGGCCGTCTCAATCGGCGTCGTGCTCGGCGTCGTCGAGGCCTGGCCCTACTGATCCAACCCATGCAACTCACACTCGACGGCTCACGCTTCCGATTCGACGGCCACCTCACCTACGCCGACAGCCCAAACGCCGACGCGCACGGCATGCTAATGAACGCCCGATTCATTCAGGGCGTCTTCGACGACAAGGCCGACCCGAGTCGCTTTGCGCGCTTCGGCTTCGATGAGTGGGACGCCGACGCCCAGACCGATCGACTCATCGCCGCGCTGCCCGAGTGGTACGGTTGGGGCCTGCGTGCCTTCACCGTCGGCTTCCAGGGCGGCGGGCCTTGCTTCACGACGGAGAACCCGACGATCGACAACAACCCCTTCGGCCGACGCGGCGAGGCGATCGACCCCGCCTATGCGGCGCGCATGGAACGCCTCGTCCGCGCCGCCGACGGCCTGGGCATGGCCGTCATCGTGAGCTTCTTCTACGGCGATCAGGCTGCACGAATCGACGACGAAGACAGCGTCCGACGCGCCGTCACCACGGCCAGCCGCTGGCTTCGTGATGGCGGATACCGCAACGTCATCATCGAGATCTCCAACGAGTACAACGTCGGCCCGTTTGCCAAGCACCCGGTGCTCTTCGAGCCGTACGGCGTGGCGAGCCTGATCGACCTGGCCCGTCGCGAAAGCGGCGGACTGCCCGTCGGCTGCAGCGGCACGGGCGGCGTCATGCCCGACGCCATCGCCGACGCCAGCGACGTCGTCCTCATCCACGGCAACGGCCAGTCGCGACAACGCTTCGCCAACCTCATCACCCGCGTCCGCCAACGCGTCGGCGACAAACCCATCGTCTGCAACGAAGACTCGCCCGCCGTCTCCAACCTGCCCGTCGCAACGCGGCAGGGCGTGTCGTGGGGCTACTACAACAACTGGACCAAGCAAGAGCCGCCGACGCGATACGAAGTGCGGCCCGGCCACGATCACTTCTTCGCCTGGCG contains:
- a CDS encoding tetratricopeptide repeat protein, which translates into the protein MSNRRTAPQWVELLLQRTHEARDKELGDLALVDPDLAAEVRQLLPSEDHTDATRRPTSVETPSVVHRDMNIQWNKGDRVGPYVILELLGDGGFGSVYKAEQRTPVQRTVALKVIKAGVDTKEVIARFSSERQALARMDHPHIAKVLDAGSTDAGRPYFVMEHVPGLPITEFADEQKLTIDERLELFKQVCDAINHAHQKAIIHRDIKAGNVLAYRHDGKPTVKVIDFGIAKAMTSDRLTDLTFNTAGGMVIGTYTTMSPEQAAGSPDIDTRTDVYSLGMLLYELLTGVAPFDPRELARSADDEVRRIIREVDPPSPSTRLTRIDPTETESLAKTRRIRLEELGRTLRHELEWIPLMALRKEPARRYASPLQLAEDIDNYLNGRPLIAGPESRAYRTKKLIAKHRVALATAAVIAVLLAGGIVGTTTQMVRADEQAELALAEAERANDAEADALRQRDEAEQQRLVAEQQRQEAERQAAIAEETNDFLVGMFDEANPANARGDEITVIEVVERAVDDLGDRFENRPLVKAVLQTSLGEVLFRVGRYPQATTLFEETLDTHRRQLGNDHRQTLDTMNNLGVVYFARGDFEKAAPLIQEALDGRRRVLGNEHPDTLASVGNLAALLFSNEDFRAAEPLLRESLDGHQRELGDDHPDTLTSIRNLATVLGELGDVDAAVTLSQQAVDGYRRVLGGDHPETLMSITNLATQFINSGDLEAAERLYREAHDGSRRVLGGDHPDTLSAANGLAVVLQVRGDKDAAETLYRDTLERQRRVLGDIHPDTLLSLQNTAFLLADRGEYDAAEPLYREAIEGYRRVFGNEHPATRKAARRHADCLAAMGRTEEAEAVRVEFRLKPPASQPASDASE
- a CDS encoding vWA domain-containing protein: MRASHWMRTTAVATLAVLGLSAAALAEKPLQDMTPEERRVVFQRELGKAYLDTFEPALRRFDRLPRLVATVAVARLDSEEATTALVDSLRFASGLDDFREARRGGPDPVVAWLAWEALRGRLDSLSDDQLATWRKAGIVSAANGGFPGELSATLFEAAASGPASDYGDAVGGAAATVVARTPWNDEKPAAELVALRDAVAAWRDREVVEALLDRQLLRLNTAPQKVDYVLSALPGAPAAIEGAPAARDVMRRWRPWLRSDVTPASADDLSTYVASDLLLPKPETPDLEDESWRDAFEAGDLEVRGVDLAWVIDATGSMAEENKAVARATGRVMSLLSVLSGESRGAAVYVRHEVIDELQQNCCRHAEGHPRGYTARPFPLTSDIARLSRAMFFEPVPKPNREQWANMHPGTAVHGGMVAAQQGLRWNTEGGALHAIVLVADAEMTPKTEDATAKLAYDFARRGVRILALHTQKPDEHWKRAIEEAAGGSVIRFKAGDINRSGLPTEPLKAWTIEAAEEQFGNINPFEDVALRIIDSAVTEGYHPRIRQVIVATGPFMRAAFPDMLPNEKR
- a CDS encoding AEC family transporter produces the protein MPTWLRVVESLLPLVLLVSLGAALMRFGFLERATRQQLDRLVYWVCLPALLTKMIGVAGGLDRAVGEVALALALATVAAAAIGAIGWKVLRGGSDAFGVMVQGSCRGNLAFVGVPVVALGGGSPRAIAMAAVALAPTVLLFNVLAVSALSWGRSRGSGLSGANLLKGVGRELVTNPILIACAAGLTLATSGWRPPDVVLTSLDLIGQPAGPLALMSLGGALVTYKVRGRIVPAAWSAAAKLLVGPLVAGTIAWTLGFDADQALAALALAAAPSAVVGYVLVTQLDGDAALAASIIVLTTLASAVSIGVVLGVVEAWPY